The Deltaproteobacteria bacterium genomic sequence CGGTCTTTCCCTTTTTCTCGTCACCTTCCCCCTCCGTCTCCATAACCATTGGTTTCAAGGATCTCGCGTCAAAGCGGACCTGGAATTGCTTGGGCCAGTAATGGCCTGTGGTTTCGTGGAGAAAATAATGGAAGGGGGCCTGGTTGAGGTCGATCTCCGCATAAACGATTCCTTCTTCAGCAGGCTGAAGAGGTCCTGCCATGATCCTCCCGGATCCCGCCTCGATGATAGTGGTCCAGGCCCCTCCAGGTTTTATACTGTCGATTCCCAGTTTCTCCGGAACCGCAGTGTCCACCACGGACTGGCTGCAAATGACGAAGGTGTTATAGGCGATCGCATGGTACCTGGAGCAGATTTCTGTGAGGCTGGTATCCGCAAAAGCGAAACCGACCCACGAGGCGACATGTACCTGTTCTCCCATGGCTGCAAGGGTATACCCCGGGAGGGCCATGGTGTGCTCGCCGCAGATCAGTCCCCCGATTCGTCCGATTTCCGTTTCGTAAACCCGGTGGGTGCTGCCGTCTCCCTCTCCCCAGACCAGTTTTTCCGCTCCGGTGGGCTTGAATTTCCGGTGCTTCCCAATGATCTTCCCCTCACGGTTATAGAAAAGGAGGGTGTTGTATATGCTCTTGTTCTCCCGCTCGTTGATCCCGATGACCACATAGGCGTTGCATTTTCTGGCCGTTTCACCGATTCGTTCCGTGGCCTCGCCGGGGACGTCCACGGCATTCTGGAAGAGTTCAACAGAAAAGGGAATGGCCTGCCGCATGTTCAAGTGCCAGGCCCAATAAGGTCCCCCGGGAATGAAGACCTCCGGGAGCACGATCAGGTCCGCCCCCTGCGCGGATGCTTCTTCGATCAGGGCGCAGGCTTTCTCCACACTGGCTTCCCTGTCAAGAAAGACCGGCGCAGCCTGCACTGCCGCTGCTTTGAATCTTGGTAATACATCACCCATTGAGTATTTCTCCCTTCTCAATACAGGCCCTGCTCCGACTCCTTTCATCGGGTCGGAACGGTGAACCTTTGGAGCCTATCCCATCAAAACATCGGTGCCGTGTCAATAGAGAACCTTAAAAACTGAAGTTCCCATAACGGCCCCCGGCGTGTGGGGGGCTTTTGCCGGGAGTGAAGCGCAAGGGACGAGACCTTTGAAAAACGCCCCCTTTTGCTCAATTTCTGCGTCAGACTCAAATTTTAATCCTCGAAATACTCAATGTATTCCTGTGGTTAAAATTTTCGTCTTCCTTGATCTTGATCGAAGCGGCTTGGAATCCATTTTCGGTGCCTCTTTCGGCCGGGTTTCCATGCTCGGAGACCAAAGAGGAAAAAGGGGTCATTCACTCCTGGAACCATTTTTTTTTCTTGAAATCATCGGCCGAGGCGGGCATCTCTCCCTTAATCATGGACTTGAGCTTCCGGACGAGACCATGGTCTTCCCCCAGATGGGCGACCAGCGATCGGACGGCCCTTCCCACCGTCTGATCAATAGAAGGCTGGATTTGTTCCAGGGCCTCAGGGGGCAGAAGGCCGTATGCCGTCACCAGGTTGTCCACCCAATTGGACAGCGCAGTTGCATCCAGG encodes the following:
- a CDS encoding carbon-nitrogen hydrolase family protein, producing MGDVLPRFKAAAVQAAPVFLDREASVEKACALIEEASAQGADLIVLPEVFIPGGPYWAWHLNMRQAIPFSVELFQNAVDVPGEATERIGETARKCNAYVVIGINERENKSIYNTLLFYNREGKIIGKHRKFKPTGAEKLVWGEGDGSTHRVYETEIGRIGGLICGEHTMALPGYTLAAMGEQVHVASWVGFAFADTSLTEICSRYHAIAYNTFVICSQSVVDTAVPEKLGIDSIKPGGAWTTIIEAGSGRIMAGPLQPAEEGIVYAEIDLNQAPFHYFLHETTGHYWPKQFQVRFDARSLKPMVMETEGEGDEKKGKTEDESPSYLPETDKPSTSAK